The Limnospira fusiformis SAG 85.79 genomic interval TCTTGCTCAGGATGTCGGAGGGCCATGGCGATGGAAGAGGCAGGGATCGCTAATTCCCAACGTAAAAATTGAATTAACTGGGCTTGCTTGGTTGAGATCATCATTTTTTTCCTGCATGAACGTAAAAAAGTTGGGAACTGTTGGATGTCGGATTAGATAACTAAGTCGGGTGTGAATTCCTATAGTATCTATATTATCTTCTATCTAACTAAGTTCAGTGATATATTACACCCGAACATTGTGATTTCTTTGTGAAATTTAAGTGATCTGGGTCACTAATTATGTTTGAGCTGTATAGGTGCCGGGGGAGTTAATTGGGCAGACGGCACTTTTTTTTGGGGGAAAATTTATCATAGCCGTTACCAGAGCTATTCTGGTGAAAATCTAATGTTTTTTTAACAAAAGCAATGAAGCGGGTTTGGATCACAAAATCATCAAACCATAATCTAAAAAGGAATGGGACTGGCGGTTCTGTGTAGTGGGTGTTCCCGGACTCCTGATCCTGCTAGACTGGATGTAAGTTAGACGGATATTGATTCATATTCATGCTCAACACACTAAACCTGGAGCTTTCGCTAGATAAAGAAAGCTATAAGACTCAGACGGAAGGACTGATGCGGGAGCTGCGATCGCTACAGCAAATCTGCTGGGAAAAAAAACTACCTGTGATTATCGTCCTGGAGGGTTGGGCGGCGGCGGGTAAGGGTTCTCTAGTCAAAAAAATGGTTAGCTATATGGACCCTCGTGGGTTCAAAGTGATTCCGGTGTGGCCCCCGACCGAACAGGAGCGGTTGTATCCATTCATGTGGAGATTTTGGCAAGAGTTCCCAGGTTATGGGAAAATCGGGATTTTTTACCACAGTTGGTATACCCATGTTCTGGAAGATCGTCTATTTGAGAGACTTCCAGAAGCTAATGTAGGGATGGCAATGCGTCAAATTAATGCTTTTGAGCGTCAAATGATTGACGATGGGGCAGCGATCGCCAAATTTTGGATTCACTTGAGCAAAAAAGAACTCAAGCGCCGCCTGAAAAAGGCCACTAACGATGAACTAGAAGCATGGCGGGTGCGTCCCGAAGACTGGGAGCAGGCTAAAAACTATGATATTTATAGTTCCTATGCCGAAGAGATGCTAATTCACACCAGCACGGGTGTAGTTCCCTGGACCTTAGTAGAGGGAGATGATAAACGGTGGGGTAGGGTCAAGGTGCTATCTAAAATGGTGTCTACTATCAAAGAGACTCTCGAAAGGCTGGAAGTGCAACCGCCTCCTATTTTTACTCCTCCCCAACAACACCTAGAACCTACCGATCCACAACCCCTGGCTGCTGTGGATCTGAGTTTGTCCTTGTCAGAGGATGACTATAAGGAACAGTTGCGGGAACAACAGGTTCGCTTAGGTAAGATGCAGCAAATGATTTTTGAACAGCAAATCCCCGTTTTAGCCATATTTGAGGGATGGGACGCGGCTGGAAAAGGGGGATCCATTAAGCGTTTAACCGATATTCTTGATCCGCGCAGCTATGAAGTTCATGCTTTTGCTGCTCCCACTGATGAGCAAAAGGTGCATCATTATCTGTGGCGGTTTTGGCGTAAACTTCCGCCAGCCGGAAAAATTGGCGTTTTTGACCGCAGTTGGTATGGTCGGGTCTTAGTAGAACGCCTTGAGGGGTTTGCTTCCGAACGACAATGGCGACGCGCCTATCGAGAAATTAATGAGTTTGAGGAACAACTGACTACGGCGGGTTATATTTTGCTGAAGTTTTGGTTACATATTGACCCGGATACCCAACTTGAAAGGTTTACTGAACGCGAGAATAATCCGTTTAAGCAATATAAACTCACAGATGAGGACTGGCGGAACCGGGAAAAATGGTCTTGTTATGAGGTAGCCGTCAACCAAATGGTGCATCGGACTAATACCCCTAGGGCTCCTTGGACTTTGGTTTCCGGTAATGATAAGTTTTATGCGCGGGTGCAGGTGGCGCAAACGGTGGCTGATGCGATCGCTCAAACTTTATAGTTAGTAGGCAATTTGGCAAAACTATTGCCAGCGTCGGGTAGTTCACTATAAACTTGAGCCGTATACTATTTGTCAGTTATACGGCTCTCGTTTTCCTCAGTCCCTAAAGCACTCTGTGATTTGATTTGGGGTAGACCAGGAAAAATCAAAGGGTGATATGATGTGGGATTCTCCACGGTCAACCATGAAGGGAAAAAATGATGTTTGTATTACTCACCCAAGTTCTGGTTTTACTGCTACTGATTACCATTTCTTTTAGGATTTGGAGACTCTTAGCAGGCAAAGAAAATAGCTTAGTTAGTCGGCTGTTTTTTTTACTAACTCTCACTTTACTTATAGTCACTTTTATCGCTCCTGATAGCCAGGTTGGTAGATCTGTTATTCAGCTTTTGGCGATTTTTCTAAGACCTCTGGGTTTATCAATTTTACTATTAACCATTGCCTCGGCTTTGATTACTAATGGGGGGATTAAAAATCCGGCTCCGAATTTAATTTTAACTGCATTATTAATTCTGATTTTATCGAGTACCCCCGTTTTGGCTCAATGGTTGGCTTTGCAGGTGGAAAGGGTGGCTGTGCAAACAGTTCAAACTGATTTATGTTGTGGGGAAAGAGCCGGGGCAATTGTTTTGTTAGGACGGGGAACAACACAGCCTAAATTGCCCTACAGAACTCAGATCCAACTCACGGCTACAGGCGATCGCATTCCCTATACAGCCGAACTTTATCGGGAACGTTTAGCTCGTTTGGTGATTGTAGCAGCAGGCGATCGCCATGAGTTAATTCATCCGACTAATGAGGCGAAAGATATTCAACAGTTATTGATTTATATGGGAGTTTTGCCTAGTGATATTCTTTTGGCAACTGAAAGCCATACCGTTAGGGAAGAAGCCCTAGAAGTCAAAGAAATCATGGAAAAAAGGCGGTTAGGAAGAACTATCATTTTGGTTACTTCTGCCTTAGAAATGCGCCGCGCCGCCCTCACATTTACTCAAGCTGGTTTTAAGGTAATTCCGGCTCCCACTAATTTTTCTACTTTTATTCCCTATGGCAAACGTAAGGAGAGGGTTTCTTTCCAAGACTTCGCCCCTAATGCGGAGGCTTTGGTTCTCAGTACCCGTGTGGTTGATGAATATCTCGCTACTTTTTATTACTTTCTACGGGGGTGGATGGCTCCTAGTTTATAAGTCTGTTGACACTCCATCGGGCTAAAGCTACGAGGATTCTTTAGAGGAGATAACCAACAAATGTTAGTCATTGCTCGTAACGGTAGTGCCTAATCTAAGTACAGGACAAAAGTTGTAGAGCCTGGTGAAACCGCCCTGAAAACAAAGGCAGATTAGAGAAAGTGCGGCGTAGAAAATCCAAGCCAGTGCGGAAAAGACTCTGGGAGCGTCGTCCGTGAGCCTTCAAAGGAATGGGTGAACCTTGGTGAATCCACAAACCCACCTTCATAGCCCAAGTAAAAGCCAGGCTAAGCAAAGCCAATAAACGGCTCAAGCGCTCAGGGTCCTTAAAGTGAGTCGATTCGAGACAGAAGCCCCGAGTCTTCAAGGCTCCGAAGAGGTTTTCAATACCCCAACGCCGAGCATAGTCGGGGAGGGCCGTTTCGGGGCAAGCGTTAGTGATGAGAATCAACAACTCCCCCGAATCAGCCAGACGAGAGCCAATGACGTAAACCTGCCGTCCCCAAACCCAACGGCGACCCGAAAGCTGGCGAAATTCTCCGGGTCGCAGAGAATCAAACATTCGTTCGCCGCTACGCCGAGTTCCTCCTAACTTAGGACTAATCAGCTCGCTGTGGCGGATGCGTAGGCGGAAAGGAACCTCGGGGTCGATGAGAAGATACGAGAGCCAATCTCGCCCCACAAATTCCCGGTCAGCGGTCAGACAAGCCACCTCCACGTCAGGAAATAGTGCCTCGAAGCGGTCGAATAAGTCCATGCGTTCGCCACTGTTGCTATTGCCCTTTTTGTCAAGCATCGTCCACAGCAGGGGAAAGGCAATCCCCTCGTGGACGACTGCCAACATCAAGATGTTGAAATGGGTTTGACCGAAAGACCAACAGGTGCGGTCGAGACTAAGAGTCCAAGGTTGGGGAATGTCAATGAGGCTAACGACGAAACGGGCAATCTCTGCCCGGTCAAATTTGAATTGCCGAAAAAAACGTTGTAATCCTACATTCCGCAGGTTGATAGGTAATTAACCGGATGCGTAGTAATAGCGCTCAACGGGTGGACCGAAGAGGTGAATAATCAATCGCCGTTCATCATTGAGATTGCTAATCTGCCTTTGCCCATCGAGATTAACCCAGTGGATTCCTTGAAACTTCTGCATAATCCAGCGAAAGGTCGGTTTAGCGGTGGGTTGTTGGCGTTGGTCGCGCACCGTTTGCTTCTGAGCATCTAGCGCCTGTCGCAGTTGGCGTTCGGCGAGGGTATACACCATAAGGGTTAGGGCCATGATGAGAGCTAAGGCCTCGACCCGCTGCGGCTTTTTGACAAAGACGCTACTGGCAAAGAAGAGGGGGTCTTTGAGGAAGCGAAAGCCTCTCTCGACGGTCTGTTGCCCTTTATATTCGCTCAAGCAGGTCTGAGCCGGCCAGAGGGATTGCTCCAGTTGATTGGTGGCTAGAATAAAGCGACTACGCTGACGGCTAAAGCGGTCTTCCGCCGTGGCGGTCTGCTGTAACGTGGCCTGGAGCCGATAGCCCTGAACTGGGGTGGGTTCGGCGGATTTGGCGGGACGACCGGGGGGTCGCTTGGCCCGCACCGTCTCCAGGGAGACCTGAGTGAGCTGATGCACCTCGAGTCCATCTTGAAACTGCATCAAGGCCTCGAGGGCATCGGGTTTGCAAGCAAAGACCCGCTGGGTCAGCTTTTTCAATTGGCGGTTGAGGCGGTGTTCGAGCTTCTCTAATTCGGGTTGCCAGAGGTCGGCATTGGCTTTGCGGGTTTGGCTTTCGACGAGGCGCCAGCGCTGGCGCACTCCGGCATAGGTCTGCTCAATCTCCCACATCCGGTAATCCTTGGAGTTGCAGGGGACTTCAGTCAGTCGGGTGACATCGCTGTGCACCAGCTCTTGAGCCGCTTTTAGGGTCAGCGACGCCGTGATAGCCACCCCGTGGTCTCCATCTGCTGCAGATTGGCTGCTGTGTAAAAGGCGGCATCCATCACAACGATACCGTCGCTAGTCCATTGGTCACCAAACGCCTTGAGCACCTCTGCAAACTGCTGAGTGTCCTGTTCATTGCCACTGGCCAACTGCAACCATAGCGGCACGCCACCGTCGGCGGCACAGACTAGAGTCATCAAAAACTGTTTCAAATCTGGACGATGGTCTCGGGAATAGCCTCGACACAGCCGAATTGGGCTGGGTTCTGCTGATGTCTCACCGGGGGGAGCTGACTCAAGTCCTACCTCGGATTTCCCCTTCGAGCACCGCTGATACTTCCCTTCTACTGAGATCGAGGTGGCATCGAGATGACGCTGTTGAATATCAATTCCAAATCGTTCCACAGCCTGGAGCGCCACCTGGAGAAAAAATGATGTCGTCCCTTCTGCGTAGAGTTCATCCAACACTCGACCTAAGCGGTCGTCATTCAAGTGACGAGCCTCTACCCCTTCCCCGAGCAGATGAGACACCGCTTTACTCTCAAAAAACTCGCTGAATAAATACAACGGTGCACTGAGAAAGCCTAGGGCGTTCAAAATCATGGCTTTAACCACTTGTCCGGCACTCACATGCTCCAAGCTATGAGGTTCAATCCGCTTATCCGTCAACTCGACCAGGCCAAGTTCGTCAATCACTCCAGCCACTAAACCCAGATGGTCTAAATTTTTAATCTGCATCGCCAGAGCCTACCGCTCGAAGGAACCCTTTCTAGCCTAGACTAGCACCATATCTTTTATTCCCTGTCAACCTGCGGAATGTAGGTTGTAATCGCTGGTAATTTGAGGAAATTTGCACAGGATTTGCGAATACAGTCGCTATTTCCATCAGATTAACCGTCTTTGTTTGGAATAGCGCCATCAGGAACAGGCAGACAAAGTTTAATCTCGCCCCGTGCCAGGGCAAGTGAGGGCGCAAAGTGTCTCGTAATCGGTTAAGCTCGTTCATGAGAGGGAAGTTTGGTTTGTGGTAATTCCGATCTAACCCTCTCACCCCAACTTGGCGCTACCCCCCCACCCCTCGACTTTCACCTCAGCCCGGAGCGCCCCCTTCAGAATTTTCGGCTAGATTCCCTTTTGGCTAAGACTTTCAGCTTTTTTGTCCTGTACTGAGGTGCCTAATATAGCACAAGACAGGAAAGTTAGGACGTATAATGGAGAGGACGAGATGACTAAGAAGACCAAAAATGCCAGCCCCCTATAGTTACGACCTCAGACAAAAAGTTATTGATGCAATTGAACTAGACGGTATGCCCAAAACAGAAGCCAGTCAAGTTTTCCATGTCAGCCGGAACACCATTAATCTCTGGCTGCAAAGAAAAGCACAGACCGGAGACTTCCTCCCTAAACCTAATCACCCACCTGGCAATAACCACAAAATTACCGACTGGCATAAATTCAAGGCTTTTGCCCAAGAGCATGGCGATCAAACCTCCGCTCAAATGGCTGAACTTTGGGATGACGACATCTCTCCTCGCACCATATCCAGAGCCTTGAAGAAAATTGGCTTCACCAGAAAAAAAAACTTACGGCTACCAAGAACGTGATGAGCAACAGCGAGAGGAGTTTATGGCTCAGATTGAACAGATGGAGCCGGAAGGGTTGGTTTACCTCGATGAAGCTGGCATGAATAGTCAGGACTCGGATTAC includes:
- the pap gene encoding polyphosphate:AMP phosphotransferase, with protein sequence MLNTLNLELSLDKESYKTQTEGLMRELRSLQQICWEKKLPVIIVLEGWAAAGKGSLVKKMVSYMDPRGFKVIPVWPPTEQERLYPFMWRFWQEFPGYGKIGIFYHSWYTHVLEDRLFERLPEANVGMAMRQINAFERQMIDDGAAIAKFWIHLSKKELKRRLKKATNDELEAWRVRPEDWEQAKNYDIYSSYAEEMLIHTSTGVVPWTLVEGDDKRWGRVKVLSKMVSTIKETLERLEVQPPPIFTPPQQHLEPTDPQPLAAVDLSLSLSEDDYKEQLREQQVRLGKMQQMIFEQQIPVLAIFEGWDAAGKGGSIKRLTDILDPRSYEVHAFAAPTDEQKVHHYLWRFWRKLPPAGKIGVFDRSWYGRVLVERLEGFASERQWRRAYREINEFEEQLTTAGYILLKFWLHIDPDTQLERFTERENNPFKQYKLTDEDWRNREKWSCYEVAVNQMVHRTNTPRAPWTLVSGNDKFYARVQVAQTVADAIAQTL
- a CDS encoding YdcF family protein, producing MFVLLTQVLVLLLLITISFRIWRLLAGKENSLVSRLFFLLTLTLLIVTFIAPDSQVGRSVIQLLAIFLRPLGLSILLLTIASALITNGGIKNPAPNLILTALLILILSSTPVLAQWLALQVERVAVQTVQTDLCCGERAGAIVLLGRGTTQPKLPYRTQIQLTATGDRIPYTAELYRERLARLVIVAAGDRHELIHPTNEAKDIQQLLIYMGVLPSDILLATESHTVREEALEVKEIMEKRRLGRTIILVTSALEMRRAALTFTQAGFKVIPAPTNFSTFIPYGKRKERVSFQDFAPNAEALVLSTRVVDEYLATFYYFLRGWMAPSL
- a CDS encoding IS630 family transposase (programmed frameshift); translation: MPAPYSYDLRQKVIDAIELDGMPKTEASQVFHVSRNTINLWLQRKAQTGDFLPKPNHPPGNNHKITDWHKFKAFAQEHGDQTSAQMAELWDDDISPRTISRALKKIGFTRKKTYGYQERDEQQREEFMAQIEQMEPEGLVYLDEAGMNSQDSDYPYGYCEEGKRFHALKSGKRQGRVSYMAPWCHQQLLAPFSFEGCCNRTVFELWLEFILIPTLKPSQTLVLDNATFHKGGRIPELVEAAQCRLLYLPPYSPDLNKIEKCWSWLKARIRHCIEQFDSLYDAMDSVLKTAS